AGAGTCGGCCGACATAGCTAAAATTACAAAGGGGATGGCCCAAGCCATTTTTTTTATGAAGTTTTTTATCTTCCCCATATGTCGAGCACCGTTCCTTCGGTGAGTTTTTCATTTCCTTTCACTACGACCAAGTCATCTTCGCGCAATCCCTTTGCGATTTCGATCTTGCTGCCTACCTTTTCCTTCGGGACTACCTCCACCTTGTGCGCTATCCCGTTGATGACGGTAAAGACGTAATGCCTTCTGCGTTCCCGAATGAGAGCCTCCGCCGGTATCAGGTAGAAACGCTGTTTTTTGGGAGTTACAAACTCCACCTCGGCGGACATGCCTACTTTCAGATGACCATTGGCGTTTGGAACCTCTGCCCAGACTTTGAAGGTCTGCAGCTCAGGGTCTATGGTTGGGTCGATCTTCGTTATCTTCGCATGAATACTTTCGGCGCTTAAGTCGGGAAGCCTCACTGTCACGCCCATGCCGTTCGATATGGCTGAAGATTCATAGGAGGCGAGTTCGAAACGAGCGGTGAGCGGATCTACCTTGGTTATCTTTATCAACGCTTTTCCTGCAGGCGTGGCGGTTCCGACTGCTGCATTTATCTCCGACACTACTCCGCGTGCGGAACTCGTTATGCTGTTGCTGGAGGGGCTCTCCGTAAGCCTCGTCAGTTCCGCCTGAACTTTTTCGGCCCTCTGCTCGGCGGCATCGAGGTCGGGTTCTATATCGTCGTACTGCGACTGTTCAATGCGTCCCTCCTCGATGAGGCGGTCGCGGTTATTGAAGAGATACATGTTCTTGTCGATGTCGGCCTTGGCATCCCTGAGATCCTCCTGAAGTTTCGCGATCCTGTTCTTGATCTCCATTTCGGATATCTGAAAAAGAGGATCTCCAACCGAGACCTTGTCACCGACTGACACGAGCACCTTCTCAACGGTGATCTCTTTCGGGAAGGTGATTTCCTCAACCTTCGAAGGTTCGATGGTCGCCGGAACCTTTATCCTGTAATCCTTGTCCCTTATCGTCACCCCCTCTACTGTGACGGGGACTGCGCTTCCGCCGCCCTTGAAGAGTTTCCCAAGGAAGCCGTCGCTGTCGAAATCGCAGCCCTGAATCTGCGGGAGCACGGCAACTAGCGCGATGAGAATGACTCTTTTCACTCAAAACCTCCGTGTTTTCGAAGAATTATAGCGATGAATCCGGGGAGGGCAACCCTAAAAAGGGCTGTCTAACACCTCTTGACGCCTACCGGGCTGCATGTTAGCAAGGGCGCTCTTTTACTTCATAATTCAAGGGGTTTTGCGTATGGACATGGAGACTCTCGTATCTCTCTGCAAGCGCAGGGGGTTTGTCTTCCAATCTAGCGAGATATATGGCGGGATCAATGGCTTCTGGGATTTTGGGCCTGTCGGCGTCGAGTTGAAGCGCCGAATCAAGGACTCCTGGTGGCGCAGGATGGTTCAAGGGCGCGACGATGTCGTCGGCGTAGATACCTCCATAATAGCGCATCCGAGGACATGGGTCGCCTCCGGCCATGTTTCGAGCTTCAGCGATCCGATGGTGGACTGCAAGTCATGTAAAAAGCGTTTTCGGGCGGACGATATGCCGACTCCAAAAAAGGGAAACGCTGAAGGGTCATGTCCGGAATGCGGAGGAGAGCTTACCGATGCGCGCGCGTTCAACCTGATGTTTCAAACCTATGTCGGTGCGACATCGGACAACGCATCGCTCGCCTACCTTCGGCCCGAGACATGCCAGTCTATCTTCACGCAGTTCAAGAACGTTCAGACTGTCAGCAGGATGAAGGTGCCGTTTGGCATCGCGCAGATAGGCAAGGCCTTTAGAAATGAGATCACGCCGAGGAATTTCATCTTCAGGTCGAGGGAGTTCGAACAGATGGAGATGGAATTTTTCTGTCACGCCGACGAGTCCGACAAGTGGTTTGAGTATTGGGTCGCGGACAGGCGCGAATGGTTTGCATCGATAGGAATAAAACCTGAAAAGATCCGCATCAGAGAACATTCGAAGGAGGAGCTCGCGCACTATGCCAAGGCCTGCAGCGATGTCGAGTACGAGATGCCGTTCGGATGGTCCGAGATGGAAGGGATAGCCAACAGGTCAAATTATGATCTGACGCAGCATATGAACGAATCCGGCAAGGACATGAATTACTTCGACGATGTGAGGAAGGAAAAATTTGTTCCGCACGTGGTCGAGACCTCCGTCGGCGTGGATAGGACGGCTCTTGCGGTGCTGTGCGATGCCTACAGGGAAGAGGAGGTCGCCGGGGAGAAGAGGGTAGTGATGGGTTTCAACCCAGTTGTGGCCCCGGTGCAGATCGGCGTGCTGCCGCTTTCGAATAAGTTGAAGGAACCTGCGAAGAAGCTGGAGATGGATCTCAGAAAGAGGTTCGTCAGCGAATACGACGATGCGGGTTCCATCGGAAAGCGCTACAGGCGCCATGATGAAATAGGAACGCCATACTGTGTTACCTACGATTTTGATTCGGAGAGCGACCACGCTGCCACTGTGCGCGACCGTGATTCGATGAAACAGGAAAGAATACCGCTGGCAAATCTCGTCAGTTACTTCGAGGATAAATTTTCGAAGTTCTAGGGGAGACGCGATACAGCTCAACAAAAAAATTCAAACAAGGAGGAACGCTGTGGGAAAGAAGTATGTTTACACGTTTGGGGGAGGAAAGTCGGACGGTGATGCAACGATGAAAAATCTGCTCGGCGGCAAGGGGGCGAACCTGGCCGAAATGAGCAATCTCGGCATTCCGGTTCCGGCCGGAATGACGGTGACCACCGAGGTGTGCACCTACTACTATGATAACGACCGCACCTATCCGAAGGAGCTGGAAGAACAGGTCATGTCAGCGCTCAAGTTCACCGAAAAGGTGATGGGCGCGAAGTTCGGAGATCCGGCAAATCCTTTGCTTCTCTCGGTTCGTTCAGGCGCTCGTGCCAGCATGCCGGGCATGATGGACACGGTTTTGAACCTGGGCCTTACCACCGAGACCATCGAAGGTCTGATCAAGAAGACGAACAACGAGCGCTTCGTCTATGATAGCTACAGGCGTTTTATCCAGATGTACGGCGATGTCGTGATGGGCGCCGACTCGGAACATTTTGAGAAGATCATCGATGAGCTCAAGGCCGAGCGAGGAGTGAAGCTCGACACCGAACTCTCCGCTGAAGACCTCAAGAAGCTGTGCGAACTTTTCAAGGAAAAGGTGCGACAGGATCTCGGCGTTGAATTTCCAAACGACGCCCGCGAGCAGCTCTGGGGTGGAATAGGTGCGGTTTTCAAGTCGTGGAATACCGAACGCGCTGTGGAATATAGAAGGATACACGGATATCCCAGCAGCTGGGGAACGGCGGTCAACGTGCAGGCGATGGTCTATGGCAACATGGGTGATGATTGCGCCACAGGCGTCGCCTTTACGCGCGATCCCTCCACCGGTGAAAATCGTTTCTACGGAGAATATCTCATCAACGCCCAGGGTGAAGATGTCGTTGCGGGGATCCGCACACCCCAGCCGATCAACATCGCTGGCAAGAAATCCCCTTCCGAGGTTTCCCTCGAAGAGGCGATGCCTTCCGCGTATAAGGAGCTCGAAGGGATTTACCTCAAGCTCGAGAAGCACTACAGAAATATGCAGGATATCGAATTCACCATCCAGCAGGGAAAACTTTGGATGCTCCAGACCAGAAACGGCAAACGCACGGCCGCAGCGGCTGTGAAGATCGCCGTCGATATGGTTGAAGAAAAGCTGATCGACAAGAAAGAGGCTGTGAATCGCGTCGATCCCGAACAGCTCGATAAGCTCCTTCACCCGACGATCGATCCGAAGGTGAAACGTGAAGTGGTCGCGAGAGGGCTTCCCGCCTCTCCCGGCGCTGCCGTCGGCAAGATAGTCTTTACGGCCGACGATGCCGATGAATGGGTAAAGAGGGGGGAGAAGGTTATATTGGTGAGGCTCGAGACCTCTCCAGATGATATCAAGGGGATGGTCGTCGCCGAAGGAATTCTCACTGCTCGCGGCGGAATGACGTCGCACGCGGCCGTGGTCGCTCGCGGCATAGGCACCTGCTGCGTGGCCGGATGCTCCGAGCTTCAGGTCGATGCCGAGGCAAAGATCGCATCCATCGGAAACCTGACTCTCAATGAGGGTGACTCGATAACGCTCGATGGTTCGACAGGCGAAGTCATGCTGGGGGAACTCAAAACTTCGCGTCCAGAGCTCACAGGTCAGTTCGGCACATTCATGGAATGGGTAGATGAGATAAAGAAGATCAAGGTCAGAACCAACGCCGACACGCCGCATGACGCGGAGGTTGCGCGCAAATTCGGCGCTGAAGGCATAGGCCTTTGCAGGACCGAGCACATGTTCTTTGATGGCGAGCGCATCGACGCAGTTCGCGAGATGATTCTCGCAGATTCGCTCGAGGGAAGAAAGAAGGCGCTGGCCAAAATTCTCCCGATGCAGAAGGGTGATTTCAAAGGGATCTTCCGCGTGATGAACGGCTACCCTGTAACCATCAGGCTTCTGGATCCGCCGCTGCACGAATTTCTTCCTCATACCGAGGGAGAGATCGCCGATCTTTCCAAGGAACTCGGCGTTTCGGCTGAAAAGCTTCGTGCCAAAGCCGAGGAGCTCCACGAGGTCAACCCGATGCTCGGCCATCGCGGCTGCCGCCTCGGCGTAACTTTTCCAGAGATCTACGCGATGCAGACTCAGGCGATCATGGAAGCGGCCTGCGAACTTGTTCGTGACGACCACATCATCGTGATCCCTGAAATCGAGATACCACTCGTCGGACATGTCAACGAGCTTCGTCAGCTGAGAACGGTGTGTGAGAAGGTCGCCGAAGAGGTGATCGAGCGCACCGGTCAGAAGGTGAAGTACTACATCGGCACGATGATCGAGCTGCCCCGCGCGGCGATCACCGCCGACGAGATCGCGAAGTACGCCGACTTCTTCAGC
This genomic stretch from Myxococcales bacterium harbors:
- a CDS encoding efflux RND transporter periplasmic adaptor subunit codes for the protein MKRVILIALVAVLPQIQGCDFDSDGFLGKLFKGGGSAVPVTVEGVTIRDKDYRIKVPATIEPSKVEEITFPKEITVEKVLVSVGDKVSVGDPLFQISEMEIKNRIAKLQEDLRDAKADIDKNMYLFNNRDRLIEEGRIEQSQYDDIEPDLDAAEQRAEKVQAELTRLTESPSSNSITSSARGVVSEINAAVGTATPAGKALIKITKVDPLTARFELASYESSAISNGMGVTVRLPDLSAESIHAKITKIDPTIDPELQTFKVWAEVPNANGHLKVGMSAEVEFVTPKKQRFYLIPAEALIRERRRHYVFTVINGIAHKVEVVPKEKVGSKIEIAKGLREDDLVVVKGNEKLTEGTVLDIWGR
- a CDS encoding glycine--tRNA ligase, with protein sequence METLVSLCKRRGFVFQSSEIYGGINGFWDFGPVGVELKRRIKDSWWRRMVQGRDDVVGVDTSIIAHPRTWVASGHVSSFSDPMVDCKSCKKRFRADDMPTPKKGNAEGSCPECGGELTDARAFNLMFQTYVGATSDNASLAYLRPETCQSIFTQFKNVQTVSRMKVPFGIAQIGKAFRNEITPRNFIFRSREFEQMEMEFFCHADESDKWFEYWVADRREWFASIGIKPEKIRIREHSKEELAHYAKACSDVEYEMPFGWSEMEGIANRSNYDLTQHMNESGKDMNYFDDVRKEKFVPHVVETSVGVDRTALAVLCDAYREEEVAGEKRVVMGFNPVVAPVQIGVLPLSNKLKEPAKKLEMDLRKRFVSEYDDAGSIGKRYRRHDEIGTPYCVTYDFDSESDHAATVRDRDSMKQERIPLANLVSYFEDKFSKF
- a CDS encoding pyruvate, phosphate dikinase encodes the protein MGKKYVYTFGGGKSDGDATMKNLLGGKGANLAEMSNLGIPVPAGMTVTTEVCTYYYDNDRTYPKELEEQVMSALKFTEKVMGAKFGDPANPLLLSVRSGARASMPGMMDTVLNLGLTTETIEGLIKKTNNERFVYDSYRRFIQMYGDVVMGADSEHFEKIIDELKAERGVKLDTELSAEDLKKLCELFKEKVRQDLGVEFPNDAREQLWGGIGAVFKSWNTERAVEYRRIHGYPSSWGTAVNVQAMVYGNMGDDCATGVAFTRDPSTGENRFYGEYLINAQGEDVVAGIRTPQPINIAGKKSPSEVSLEEAMPSAYKELEGIYLKLEKHYRNMQDIEFTIQQGKLWMLQTRNGKRTAAAAVKIAVDMVEEKLIDKKEAVNRVDPEQLDKLLHPTIDPKVKREVVARGLPASPGAAVGKIVFTADDADEWVKRGEKVILVRLETSPDDIKGMVVAEGILTARGGMTSHAAVVARGIGTCCVAGCSELQVDAEAKIASIGNLTLNEGDSITLDGSTGEVMLGELKTSRPELTGQFGTFMEWVDEIKKIKVRTNADTPHDAEVARKFGAEGIGLCRTEHMFFDGERIDAVREMILADSLEGRKKALAKILPMQKGDFKGIFRVMNGYPVTIRLLDPPLHEFLPHTEGEIADLSKELGVSAEKLRAKAEELHEVNPMLGHRGCRLGVTFPEIYAMQTQAIMEAACELVRDDHIIVIPEIEIPLVGHVNELRQLRTVCEKVAEEVIERTGQKVKYYIGTMIELPRAAITADEIAKYADFFSFGTNDLTQTTFGFSRDDAGKFIREYVDRKILPGDPFVSIDQAGVGKLMKIGVELGRKVNPKLDIGICGEHGGEAKSVMFCHDIGLNYVSCSPYRVPIARLAAAQAVLADENKQ